One Paraglaciecola mesophila genomic region harbors:
- a CDS encoding SDR family NAD(P)-dependent oxidoreductase, with amino-acid sequence MSNEFNGKTAIISGAAGGIGLALAEALGQQGMNIVMGDIDIQALAVSRQALLDKGINVLACELDVTDYKQWQDVVSRAKEAYGKVHMVVNNAGVGGIPGKIEDTEHATWRWVMDVNVMGVLYGAQACVPAIKEHSEGGWVINVASMAGMLGMPYAGAYCASKAAVVSMTESWAVELAPHNIHVSALCPAFVKTRIHESHRNRQEKYAVAPTERQDKKKLQAGANAAALAVESGIPVNVLAERVLEALASKQTYIYTHPNYRKVTSGRSKAIDKAFVDAQESPVVGHLIDEEIVTF; translated from the coding sequence ATGTCGAATGAATTTAACGGAAAAACAGCCATCATCTCTGGTGCGGCTGGTGGTATAGGTCTAGCGCTAGCTGAAGCGTTAGGTCAACAGGGGATGAATATAGTCATGGGTGACATTGACATTCAAGCACTGGCTGTATCCCGACAGGCGCTACTCGACAAGGGGATCAATGTATTGGCCTGTGAGTTGGATGTAACAGATTACAAGCAGTGGCAAGATGTCGTTTCTCGAGCCAAAGAGGCTTATGGAAAAGTGCATATGGTGGTCAACAACGCTGGTGTGGGCGGGATCCCAGGCAAGATTGAAGATACCGAGCACGCCACATGGCGCTGGGTGATGGATGTTAACGTGATGGGCGTATTATACGGGGCACAAGCGTGCGTACCTGCTATAAAAGAGCACAGTGAAGGGGGCTGGGTCATTAATGTAGCCTCTATGGCCGGTATGTTAGGCATGCCCTATGCTGGGGCATATTGCGCGTCTAAGGCGGCCGTGGTGTCTATGACTGAAAGTTGGGCGGTTGAGCTTGCGCCGCATAATATTCATGTATCCGCGTTATGCCCAGCATTTGTGAAAACGCGCATTCATGAATCACATCGTAACCGACAAGAAAAGTATGCAGTTGCGCCTACTGAACGCCAAGATAAAAAGAAACTACAAGCTGGTGCGAATGCAGCTGCTTTAGCTGTTGAATCTGGTATTCCAGTTAACGTACTTGCCGAGCGAGTTTTGGAAGCTTTAGCATCGAAACAGACATACATTTATACCCATCCGAATTATCGAAAAGTGACCAGTGGCCGCTCTAAAGCGATTGACAAAGCCTTTGTTGATGCACAAGAAAGCCCGGTTGTAGGCCACTTAATTGATGAAGAAATAGTGACTTTCTAA
- the asnB gene encoding asparagine synthase B, protein MCGIFGILDIKTDVTELRTQALELSKLLRHRGPDWSGVWNNDNAILCHERLAIVDVDKGAQPLISRNNNNVLAVNGEIYNHKALEQDLAQPYDFRTKSDCEVILPLYEQQGIEFIDQLQGMFAFVLYDQAQDAYLIARDHMGIIPLYTGFDEHGNFYVASEMKSLVPVCKTVQEFPPGHYLWSKSGELKKYYQRDWMSYENVKDNTTDLNDLKVAFEKSVKSHLMSDVPYGVLLSGGLDSSLVSAIAAKYVAKRVEDNDESDAWWPRLHSFAVGLEGAPDLVAAQKVADMIGTVHHEVHFTVQEGLDAIRDVIYHLETYDVTTIRAATPMYLMSRKIKAMGIKMVLSGEGADEIFGGYLYFHKAPNAKEFHEETVRKLERLHMFDCARANKSTSAWGVEARVPFLDKEFLDVAMRLNPQDKMCLDGKMEKWILRKAFDNGEYLPAEVLWRQKEQFSDGVGYSWIDSIKEQVEQDITDQQLATAAFRFPINTPDTKEGYYFRTVFESFFPQESAANCVPGGKSIACSTVEALEWDASFKGNADPSGRAMRDVHNQAN, encoded by the coding sequence ATGTGTGGTATTTTCGGCATTCTGGACATCAAAACAGATGTAACAGAACTTAGAACGCAAGCATTAGAACTTTCCAAATTACTGCGTCATCGCGGTCCTGACTGGTCAGGTGTTTGGAATAATGATAATGCGATTTTGTGTCACGAGCGCTTAGCGATCGTCGACGTTGACAAAGGCGCGCAACCACTTATCAGCCGAAATAATAATAATGTACTTGCCGTTAATGGTGAGATTTACAACCACAAGGCACTAGAACAAGACTTAGCTCAACCTTACGATTTTAGAACCAAATCAGATTGTGAAGTGATTCTGCCTTTGTATGAACAACAAGGCATAGAGTTTATTGACCAATTACAGGGTATGTTCGCATTTGTGCTTTATGATCAAGCACAAGACGCTTACCTAATTGCTCGCGATCACATGGGCATTATTCCCTTGTACACGGGCTTTGACGAACACGGTAACTTCTACGTGGCATCTGAAATGAAGTCACTCGTCCCAGTGTGTAAAACAGTGCAAGAGTTCCCTCCTGGACATTACCTATGGAGCAAGTCGGGCGAGCTGAAGAAATACTATCAGCGTGACTGGATGAGCTACGAGAATGTCAAAGATAACACTACCGATTTAAATGATCTTAAAGTAGCGTTTGAAAAATCAGTCAAGTCGCACCTCATGTCAGACGTGCCATACGGCGTGTTGTTATCTGGCGGTTTAGACTCTTCATTGGTTTCAGCAATTGCTGCTAAATACGTTGCTAAGCGCGTCGAAGACAATGATGAGTCAGATGCGTGGTGGCCACGCTTACACTCGTTTGCAGTAGGCCTTGAAGGAGCACCTGATTTAGTCGCGGCGCAAAAAGTAGCCGATATGATTGGCACTGTGCATCACGAAGTACATTTCACCGTACAAGAAGGCCTTGATGCCATTCGTGACGTGATTTATCACCTTGAAACATACGATGTAACCACGATCCGTGCCGCTACGCCTATGTACCTCATGAGCCGTAAAATTAAAGCTATGGGTATCAAAATGGTCTTATCTGGTGAAGGTGCTGATGAGATTTTTGGGGGGTACTTGTACTTCCACAAAGCGCCAAACGCGAAAGAATTCCATGAAGAAACTGTGCGTAAATTAGAGCGTTTACATATGTTTGATTGCGCTCGCGCCAACAAGTCAACTTCGGCTTGGGGTGTTGAAGCCCGTGTACCTTTCCTTGATAAAGAATTCTTGGATGTCGCCATGCGCTTAAACCCGCAAGACAAAATGTGTCTTGACGGCAAAATGGAAAAGTGGATTTTACGCAAAGCGTTTGATAACGGTGAGTATTTGCCTGCTGAAGTACTGTGGCGTCAAAAAGAGCAATTCAGTGACGGTGTGGGTTATTCATGGATTGACTCGATTAAAGAACAAGTTGAGCAAGATATCACTGACCAGCAGCTTGCTACGGCAGCATTCCGCTTCCCTATCAACACACCTGATACCAAAGAAGGTTACTACTTCCGTACGGTCTTTGAGTCTTTCTTCCCCCAAGAAAGTGCAGCAAATTGTGTACCTGGTGGTAAATCAATTGCGTGTAGCACAGTTGAAGCCCTTGAATGGGATGCTAGCTTTAAAGGCAATGCAGACCCATCAGGCCGAGCCATGCGAGATGTGCATAACCAAGCTAACTAG